From Cognatishimia activa, one genomic window encodes:
- a CDS encoding enoyl-ACP reductase FabI — MSDQMKGKRGLIMGVANNRSIAWGIAQAMHEAGAELAFTYQGEGFGKRLAPLAESVGSDFMVDVDVTDDASLDNAFAQITERWGTLDFVVHAIAYSDKNELTGRFVDTTRANFKNSLDISAYSFIEVARRAHPLMKENGGTLLTLTYQGSNRVTPFYNVMGVAKAALEATTRYLANDLGPDGIRVNAISPGPMKTLAGAAIGGARKTYRQTEQNAPLRSNATLEAVGGTAVYLASDAGACTTGEIIRVDGGYHVLGMPQSENL; from the coding sequence ATGTCGGATCAAATGAAGGGCAAACGCGGCCTGATTATGGGCGTTGCCAATAACCGCTCCATCGCTTGGGGCATTGCACAGGCGATGCACGAAGCAGGTGCAGAACTGGCGTTCACCTACCAAGGCGAAGGTTTCGGGAAGCGCCTTGCGCCTTTGGCTGAGAGCGTAGGCAGTGATTTCATGGTGGATGTGGATGTCACCGATGATGCGTCGCTGGACAATGCCTTCGCCCAGATCACTGAGCGCTGGGGCACTTTGGACTTTGTTGTTCACGCAATTGCCTATTCTGACAAAAATGAGCTGACAGGCCGTTTTGTGGATACCACACGCGCGAACTTTAAGAATTCGCTGGATATCTCAGCCTACTCTTTCATTGAAGTTGCACGCCGTGCACATCCTTTGATGAAAGAAAATGGCGGCACTTTGCTGACCCTCACCTATCAGGGTTCAAACCGCGTGACGCCGTTCTACAACGTCATGGGTGTTGCAAAGGCTGCTCTGGAGGCGACAACGCGTTACCTTGCGAACGATCTTGGTCCAGACGGCATTCGCGTAAATGCGATCTCTCCGGGTCCAATGAAAACCCTGGCTGGTGCAGCAATCGGTGGCGCGCGCAAGACCTATCGTCAGACCGAACAGAACGCTCCGCTGCGGTCCAACGCGACGCTGGAAGCCGTCGGTGGGACAGCAGTCTATCTTGCGTCTGATGCGGGGGCCTGCACAACAGGCGAGATCATTCGGGTCGATGGCGGCTACCACGTCTTGGGCATGCCGCAATCAGAAAATCTCTAG